The DNA region gactaggtgtgaaaaagCCCTAAGAAACCTTGCAGAGCTGAGATGAGCAGGGAGCTGTGAATCTCCCCGTTACACACTGTAAACCACAACTATGCTATAGCTTACCTGTgacaagggccgctgacagcttttaccgggcccaggacagggtgatttgaaagggcccccccaaccccctaacaatgtaatggggaccaaattgTGGGCCAGGCCCCCActttctctgggcctgggacaactgacccctttgctcccccttgtcggcttccctgcctgttaCATTCATAACGGTCATAAAGACAGCAGTCAAGCCATGCAGCCCATTCATGATAATTCATCCTTCATACAAACTCACATATCAATTTGGTGACTACTAGCTGTGGTTtttaacacatgcatgcatgaaatcGATTAGTATCAAAGATATGCGGTACAGACAAATATTGCTCTTCAACGATTGCTTGTTTTTCTGCACTTTTAAGGACCTGGCTATTGCCGCCAAGGATGCCACCGCTAGCCAGCTTGAGCTGATGAAGGTGAAATATGAAGAAGCCATCGCACTGAGGAAGAAGGCTGAGCTGGACATCGAGAATCTCCGCCCGGTCAGACATTTTGTATTTAGTTGATGGAAACAGACATGAGTAGCCTACTACTAAAGCCTACTGGAAAATTAGCCTAAACGAAGGAGTACTGTACGTTGTCTGCCTCAGACCATTTTAAAGTATGTGAGGTTTGTCAGTAAGTGCTGTTGGGCAATGTATTGGTGGCTGTTTGAGGTGACAGTGACTACATTTCAATTGTGTGTCTACAGGATGTTGATGCCGCCACTTCCTCCCGTATCGCCCTGGAGAAACAGCTGGAGAATCTCCAATTTGAACTTGAGTTCCTCAAGAGGATTCAAAGACAGGTCAGAGTCATGGCTTGGTCATCAGTGACCAGCCTGTATGGACCTGTCTAGTGCTTGTGCATAACATTAAGATATTACATGTATttagtgttttttaaaaaaaatattactaCTAACATTTCCACAGGAAATTGAAGAACTGATGAAGCAGATCTATGCTGCCACTGCTCTCTCTAAAGATGCCTTCGGCCTCCCCGACCTCTCCAGTGCTCTGCAACAGATTCAGAGTGAATACGACACCATCGCCGCCAAAAATCTCCAGGTACCATAAAAAGCCACAAAACACAGCATCAATGATTCAGTAGATGGCATGTATATTTGTTTAACATTTATTTATACTTGTTTATGAATTATTCTTCGTCTTAGGAAATGGATTCATGGTACAATGCTAAATTTGACGACTTGAACAGCAAATCCACAAGCAGCTTGGACAAGATGCGCGGTGCCAGGGAGCAACTTGCAACGGCCAAAATGGAGGTGCACTACCTTTTGGTTTCACTTTTCTATTCTTCATATAAGCAGTGGAACTATTCCCAATATCGAATAATTAGAGGCAGAAGCCTCTTTCTGGAACACAGCAGTGAAGAGCATGTCTCTGTCCACAGATTCAAGGCAAGGAGAGGGACAGGGGACAACTGCAGACCAAACTCGATGGCCTGGAGGCTAGAATTGCGGAAGCACAAGCCAGACATAAGAAAGAACTCCAGGCACTGCAGGTACATTTTTGTCTGATCATTAGATGCACACATTTAATACAATTGTTTTTTCATAAACAATTAATAAACTGTAAATAACATGTACAAACAAATGTGAACACTATGAATCTGCGAACCCCCTAGGCTAGGATTGAAGCACTCCAGCTGGAAATCAAATCCACCAAAGGAAAAATGGCAAAGATCCTCTTGGAGTATCAGGAACTGCTCAATGTCAAGATGAGCCTGGAGATTGAGATCACAACATACAGGTATGTGAGGAGCTATGCACATTCATAATGGAATAAACTGGCATGAAATAAAATGCTAATAATAACATCCCAACCACAGTTAAACCACATGAATAGAATGAGCACAAACCTTTTTCCTAATGTAGTTTTGTCCTTCAATATTTGACTATATCCTGAAATGATGTTGTGTCTTTCTCCTACCTACAGGAAACTGATTGAGGGTGAGGACATTCGCATCGCTGGTATGGTGCAAAAAGGCATAAGCGCCATTGCTGGATCAAGCAGCATGATGTCCTCAACCACGTCAGTTGGAATGGCTAGTGGATTCGCAATGAGTTCTGGAATGTCTGTCAGTGCTGGAATGTCTGTCAGTGCTGGAACGGCAGCAGGAATGGCAGGTGCTGCTTCTGGAATGACATCTGGAATCGGTTGCGCTGGAGCTGGAATTAATGGATCTGTTGACGCTGAAGCTggagatgttgctgctgctgctgctgccggaaCGGGAGGAAATGGGGAAGACCTGGCAGCTAGAGTAGCTGATGGAACTGAATCTGAAGCTGGAGTGGCTGATGGAACTGGATCTGAAGCTGGAGTAGCTGACGGAACTGAATCTGAAGCTGGAGCTGAAGCTGGTTCAGAAGCATGTGAAGGAATTGTTGAGGAAGCTGAATCAGTGGGAGAAGCAGCTGCGTATTCTTATGCTGGAAGTGAAGCCGGATCCCAAGTAGCAGCTGATGCTGACGCTGATGCCGCATCTGTAGCATCTTCAATGGTAATCggagctgatgctgatgctgtggCCACCGCAGCAGCTACATCTAGTGCTGTCAGCCGAGTGTCagccgcgcacgcacacaccaccaccatggaGCAGGCTGTGGAGGTGACCGAGAGGAAGACCTTGCTCATCAGGTGAGGGcatcaaacatacacatacacttacacttacacttacacttacacttacacacacacacacacacacacacacacacacacacacacacacacacacacacacacacatacactgttaatagaattggtttaaaaaaaaactattgcaTAAATGCAATCCATTTCTTGATTGACTCCTAATATTTGGATGTCTGGCTGCTTTCAGGACAGTGATGAACAACGATGAGGTCCTGGAGCATGACACACAGGAGCATAACTACATCATTGAGGGAGCTGCCGATTAGGAGAAGTGATCCAATCCACGAACGACCCCTGACCTTGACCCTTGGCTCTTGACCTTGGAACGATACCATGATGATGACAACATCTGAAAGACTCTTCTCcttttagtgtgtttgtgtgtgttcaaaacTGGCTGTGAGATTTTTGCTGTTGGAAAACAACTGCTTCCCAGCAAGGATTAAATAAAAGCTATGAACATCCATTTCTCTGGTCATTGGTTTCATTTTGGGTATATGACAAATAGGCAGCAAAACATAAAATatgcatatgtacagtacaggccaaaagtttggactcgGCTTCTCATTttggcattctctttattttcatggagtttcattgtgttttttcatggagggcatcaaaactctGCAGGAACACATGCCGAATTATGTGCCTACCAAAAATATCATTCtaactgttgtccaacagcaatgtcagctgtctatccacctgacgtcaacacggcccAGCTGCACaattcaacaagcttattttttgtctattttcaagtaacaatgcccagtcagtcatgtattcatgaatacatacagtggtgaatggacagcatgaattctggaaatcacctactaaaaatat from Engraulis encrasicolus isolate BLACKSEA-1 chromosome 5, IST_EnEncr_1.0, whole genome shotgun sequence includes:
- the LOC134448619 gene encoding desmin-like, whose protein sequence is MSRSPERISSYRRYFEECTTAAAATSTSLQVRVSSPSPVRRAVYSQRGASYSRSSAAAAGVMAVGRRAASASSSTAVACKSLMMSGGAGAMGLAMGGGQAFDLDAVAAENQEFRGTRTSERKEMIVLNDRLAAYIEKVRSLESQNKVLETEIEGLSNRFLKPTGLRMLYEEQLRDLRSLAEQMRRERDLAIAAKDATASQLELMKVKYEEAIALRKKAELDIENLRPDVDAATSSRIALEKQLENLQFELEFLKRIQRQEIEELMKQIYAATALSKDAFGLPDLSSALQQIQSEYDTIAAKNLQEMDSWYNAKFDDLNSKSTSSLDKMRGAREQLATAKMEIQGKERDRGQLQTKLDGLEARIAEAQARHKKELQALQARIEALQLEIKSTKGKMAKILLEYQELLNVKMSLEIEITTYRKLIEGEDIRIAGMVQKGISAIAGSSSMMSSTTSVGMASGFAMSSGMSVSAGMSVSAGTAAGMAGAASGMTSGIGCAGAGINGSVDAEAGDVAAAAAAGTGGNGEDLAARVADGTESEAGVADGTGSEAGVADGTESEAGAEAGSEACEGIVEEAESVGEAAAYSYAGSEAGSQVAADADADAASVASSMVIGADADAVATAAATSSAVSRVSAAHAHTTTMEQAVEVTERKTLLIRTVMNNDEVLEHDTQEHNYIIEGAAD